Proteins from one Mucilaginibacter jinjuensis genomic window:
- a CDS encoding SusD/RagB family nutrient-binding outer membrane lipoprotein: MKKFTYTIYLSIVLVCISASSCKKGFEDMNTNPNTSDHALPQALLAPAIASVVSANMSRSQRITNELMQVTVNMGDTDGKIFRYDILKSEADYLWNAWYLQLANFNDIYDGGVQTASPTYQGIALICQAWVFSMLTDTYGDIPYFNATKAKDGIFTPAFDKQQDIYTDLFAKLEQANKLLTSGTNVLASSDPLFKGVAANWRKFGNSLYLRLLLRVSAKDVTNTSAKIKQMVDTSPGTYPIMGSNDDSAILRWNGVAPYVSPFATWRAADWYTPSLGSFFVDNLNAWSDPRIGKWATLYQGEYAGVPSGYPVGQLLTGKSTLPTTLQTEALLGNVLNYSEVQFILAEAAAKGWISAKPAQTYYETGVTNAITLWGLTPPANYLTFQLVKWDDTQSLDNKMELIHKQKYYSLFFTDMESWFEYRRTGHPILPKGAGLKNNGVMPARLNYPVYIQSTNGANYTAAVAAQGPDEISTQVWWQKP, encoded by the coding sequence ATGAAAAAATTTACATATACCATTTATTTGAGCATCGTATTGGTATGCATATCTGCAAGCTCCTGCAAAAAGGGCTTCGAGGATATGAACACCAATCCTAATACCAGCGATCATGCTTTGCCGCAGGCATTATTAGCCCCGGCAATAGCTAGCGTAGTATCGGCCAATATGAGCCGCAGCCAACGTATTACCAACGAGCTGATGCAGGTAACCGTTAATATGGGCGATACCGACGGCAAGATTTTCCGTTACGACATCCTGAAATCGGAAGCAGATTACCTGTGGAATGCCTGGTACCTGCAACTGGCCAATTTTAATGATATCTATGATGGTGGCGTACAAACCGCCAGTCCAACTTATCAGGGTATTGCGTTAATATGCCAAGCTTGGGTATTTTCTATGTTGACAGATACTTATGGCGATATCCCCTACTTCAATGCAACCAAAGCTAAAGACGGCATCTTCACTCCTGCTTTTGATAAACAACAAGACATTTATACTGACTTGTTTGCTAAACTGGAGCAGGCCAATAAACTACTGACCAGCGGTACAAACGTATTAGCATCAAGCGACCCATTATTCAAAGGCGTAGCAGCCAACTGGCGCAAGTTTGGTAACTCATTGTATTTGCGCTTACTGTTAAGGGTATCAGCAAAAGATGTTACCAATACATCGGCCAAAATAAAACAAATGGTTGATACCAGCCCAGGCACCTATCCTATTATGGGTAGTAATGATGATTCTGCCATTTTAAGATGGAATGGTGTTGCACCCTATGTATCTCCTTTCGCAACCTGGCGCGCTGCCGACTGGTATACCCCAAGCCTGGGCAGTTTCTTTGTAGACAACCTGAATGCCTGGAGCGACCCACGTATTGGCAAATGGGCAACCCTCTACCAGGGTGAATATGCAGGTGTACCAAGCGGCTACCCGGTTGGTCAGCTGTTAACAGGTAAATCTACCTTACCAACTACGCTGCAAACCGAAGCTTTGTTAGGTAACGTTCTCAACTATTCTGAAGTACAATTTATACTGGCCGAAGCTGCTGCCAAAGGCTGGATTAGTGCTAAACCGGCACAAACCTATTACGAGACAGGTGTTACCAATGCCATCACTTTATGGGGATTAACGCCACCCGCCAATTATCTCACATTCCAATTAGTAAAATGGGATGATACGCAGAGCCTCGATAATAAAATGGAACTCATCCACAAGCAAAAATACTATAGCTTGTTTTTCACCGATATGGAATCATGGTTCGAGTACCGCCGTACCGGGCATCCTATTTTGCCTAAAGGCGCAGGTTTAAAAAATAATGGCGTAATGCCGGCTCGCTTAAATTATCCGGTTTATATCCAATCAACTAATGGTGCTAATTATACAGCCGCAGTTGCGGCACAGGGACCAGACGAAATTAGTACGCAAGTTTGGTGGCAAAAACCATAA
- a CDS encoding SusC/RagA family TonB-linked outer membrane protein, translating into MNLKLLLNQFRLLMCILALSLPAGLMAQSNPGQLSFGQKQTTIQVIVDKLKNTYHYKVAFDADVNMGKVINLSSETISFDQLVNQLQQAGIGLKNVDGNLVIKKLEMVTVNGTIISSDDKLPLIGVVISDINKKALGSSNGDGRFSIQIPKGGKANFAMVGYGAQTQTYDKNTAGITIIMDASTTALNEVVVTALGIKRDEKALGYSATVVKGEQITKALSNNWTDALSGKVAGLNLIRSNGGPTGSNRIVLRGESNLTGENEALIVVDGVVINNGSGRTTGTGSAAYLDSDSPVDFGSGLNDINPEDIESITVLKGPGAAALYGQRGANGAIIITTKSGKSKDGKVNVTINSNTALETISRWPDYQFDYGQGIDGANYYSYGATADGASTRSTSSAWGPAFNGQSFFQYDPTTHTGGTTRTPWVAYPDARKDFFETGKTFTNSVTLSGGTDKTSARFSATNVNNTWLIPTTGYKRNTVAMAVDQKVSDKLKISTSINYTNKTSDNLPATGYNNQSIMYWNMFWEPNADVSWLKDYWLPGQENIKQSYPFSSYPDNPYLIAEQMPNKLNRNGLTGNIQATYNFTKDLSLMVRTALDFTYDQRSEQRPYDTEKFTKGMYRTQNIFSQEVTSDFLLRYHKTIKKDFDLTVTGGGSMLKNNYNKSELRADSLLYPGIFTLANSAGVVTALPYKSEYAINSFYGLLAMSYKGYLFLDATGRNDWNSVLATSTSTNNVSFFYPSVNASAILSEMFTLPKTISYAKIRGSIAGVGSGRQTPYLTSYSYSPVSNFPGGLANPTTLANLDLKPLFTTSYELGTEWRLFNSRLGIDISVYKSKTKDQILTATVDRSSGVSAAIINAGAVQNKGIEIAANGSPIRTRNFTWTINTTFSANRNRILSLTDSLTSLTLQTGPGNNGAIIATVGGSMGDLYGRGYQRSPSGQIVYQNGYPVITTDMKYIGNTNPKWKAGIGNQFNYKQFSFSFLVDAQYGAVAYSLTSAVLAEQGKTKNTLPGRYNGIIGNGVIQNPDGTYRPNDVVATDLTNYYTMHYGRSNVEGATYSTDFVKLREARFDYTFTSRQVSRFGLTRVTIGVYGRDLLMITKWPGFDPEFGTLNDGYINQGFEVGQFPSTRTFGFNLTVGI; encoded by the coding sequence ATGAACCTCAAACTTCTACTTAATCAATTCAGGTTATTGATGTGTATACTGGCGCTCTCGCTCCCGGCCGGTTTAATGGCACAGAGTAATCCCGGTCAGCTCAGTTTCGGCCAAAAACAGACGACAATACAGGTTATTGTCGATAAGCTGAAAAACACCTACCACTATAAAGTTGCTTTTGATGCCGATGTAAATATGGGCAAGGTGATCAACCTGTCATCAGAAACTATTTCCTTCGATCAGTTGGTAAACCAGTTACAACAAGCAGGCATTGGCCTTAAGAATGTGGATGGTAACCTGGTTATTAAAAAACTGGAAATGGTAACCGTAAATGGTACCATCATTTCATCTGATGATAAACTACCGCTGATTGGGGTGGTGATAAGCGATATCAACAAAAAAGCATTAGGCTCATCAAATGGCGATGGCAGGTTCTCTATCCAAATCCCTAAAGGTGGCAAAGCAAATTTTGCGATGGTGGGTTATGGCGCACAAACCCAAACCTATGATAAAAATACAGCGGGCATCACCATTATTATGGATGCATCAACCACAGCGCTTAACGAGGTGGTAGTTACAGCCCTGGGTATTAAGCGTGATGAAAAAGCATTAGGCTACTCGGCGACAGTTGTTAAAGGTGAGCAGATCACCAAAGCATTATCCAATAACTGGACCGATGCATTATCGGGCAAAGTGGCAGGTTTAAATTTGATCCGCTCTAACGGGGGCCCTACTGGTTCAAACCGTATCGTTTTACGTGGCGAGAGTAACCTGACCGGCGAAAACGAAGCACTGATTGTGGTTGATGGTGTGGTAATAAACAATGGTAGCGGTCGTACTACAGGTACAGGCAGCGCTGCTTACCTCGACAGTGATTCGCCTGTTGATTTTGGTAGCGGATTGAATGATATTAACCCTGAAGATATTGAAAGCATCACTGTATTAAAAGGCCCCGGTGCAGCAGCACTATATGGCCAGCGTGGTGCAAACGGTGCTATCATTATCACTACAAAAAGCGGCAAATCTAAAGATGGCAAGGTTAACGTCACCATTAACTCAAACACTGCATTAGAAACTATTTCGAGATGGCCAGATTATCAGTTTGATTATGGTCAGGGTATAGATGGTGCCAACTATTACTCTTACGGTGCTACAGCTGACGGTGCAAGTACCAGAAGCACAAGTTCAGCCTGGGGACCTGCGTTTAATGGGCAATCATTTTTCCAGTACGATCCAACAACCCACACAGGTGGTACAACCCGTACACCCTGGGTTGCTTATCCGGATGCCCGTAAAGATTTCTTTGAAACCGGCAAAACCTTTACCAACAGCGTTACATTGAGCGGTGGTACTGATAAAACTTCAGCACGTTTCTCTGCAACAAACGTTAACAATACCTGGCTGATCCCTACCACAGGTTACAAAAGAAACACGGTTGCTATGGCTGTTGATCAGAAAGTGTCTGATAAATTAAAGATCTCCACCTCTATCAACTACACTAACAAAACCAGCGATAACTTACCGGCTACGGGCTACAATAACCAGTCTATCATGTACTGGAACATGTTTTGGGAACCCAATGCCGATGTAAGCTGGTTAAAGGATTATTGGTTGCCGGGTCAGGAGAATATCAAACAAAGCTATCCTTTCAGCAGCTACCCGGATAACCCATACCTCATTGCCGAACAAATGCCTAATAAGCTTAACCGTAACGGCTTAACAGGCAATATCCAGGCTACTTACAACTTCACCAAAGACCTAAGCTTGATGGTGCGCACAGCGCTGGATTTTACCTACGATCAACGTTCTGAACAACGCCCTTATGATACCGAGAAGTTTACCAAAGGTATGTACAGAACCCAGAACATCTTTTCGCAGGAAGTTACCAGTGATTTCTTGCTGCGTTACCACAAAACCATTAAAAAGGACTTCGACCTAACCGTAACCGGTGGTGGCAGCATGCTTAAAAACAATTACAACAAAAGCGAGCTAAGGGCAGATTCATTACTGTATCCTGGCATATTTACCCTGGCTAACTCTGCAGGTGTGGTTACGGCCTTGCCTTACAAAAGCGAGTATGCTATTAACAGCTTTTACGGTTTGTTGGCTATGAGCTACAAAGGTTACCTGTTTTTAGATGCAACCGGCCGTAACGATTGGAACAGTGTACTGGCAACTTCAACATCAACCAATAACGTTTCTTTCTTTTATCCCTCAGTAAACGCCAGTGCAATACTGTCGGAGATGTTTACACTGCCTAAAACCATTTCTTATGCCAAAATTCGCGGATCAATTGCAGGTGTAGGTAGCGGCAGGCAAACACCTTATTTAACTTCTTATTCGTATTCACCGGTAAGCAATTTCCCGGGCGGATTGGCTAATCCTACTACCCTTGCCAACCTGGATCTGAAACCATTGTTTACTACCAGTTACGAATTGGGTACCGAGTGGCGTTTATTTAACAGCCGTTTAGGGATCGATATATCGGTTTACAAAAGTAAGACTAAGGACCAGATCCTGACGGCTACTGTAGACAGATCATCTGGTGTAAGTGCTGCGATCATCAACGCAGGTGCTGTGCAAAATAAAGGTATCGAGATTGCAGCCAATGGCAGCCCAATCCGTACCCGTAATTTTACCTGGACTATCAATACCACCTTCTCGGCCAACCGTAACCGCATTTTATCATTAACAGATAGTTTAACCAGCTTAACACTGCAAACCGGCCCGGGTAATAATGGTGCTATTATAGCCACAGTTGGCGGCAGTATGGGCGATTTGTATGGCCGCGGCTACCAACGCTCACCTAGTGGACAAATTGTATATCAGAACGGCTACCCTGTAATTACTACCGATATGAAATACATCGGCAACACCAACCCTAAATGGAAAGCCGGTATTGGTAACCAATTTAACTATAAACAATTCAGTTTTAGCTTTTTGGTTGATGCGCAATATGGTGCAGTTGCATACTCACTTACATCAGCAGTATTGGCAGAACAGGGTAAAACGAAGAATACTTTGCCGGGCCGCTACAATGGTATCATCGGTAATGGCGTAATCCAAAATCCTGATGGTACTTACAGGCCAAATGATGTAGTGGCGACAGACTTAACTAACTATTATACTATGCACTACGGTCGCTCAAATGTGGAAGGCGCCACCTACTCTACCGACTTTGTTAAGCTGCGCGAAGCTCGTTTCGATTATACGTTCACCTCACGCCAGGTTAGCCGCTTTGGTTTAACCCGTGTAACCATCGGTGTTTACGGTCGAGATTTGTTAATGATCACCAAATGGCCGGGCTTCGACCCCGAATTTGGTACCCTTAACGACGGATACATTAACCAGGGATTCGAGGTCGGTCAATTTCCATCAACCCGCACATTTGGTTTTAACTTAACTGTAGGCATTTAA
- a CDS encoding FecR family protein: MNWDILLKYINKETSPAEDQAINDWLNEQAENKYLLDYLRRRGDEAKNALPTREVQIEWDSLLNRILDAEPLTNVKPIRSNKYRYMAIAASLLLVSAFGLLYLKSNKQTAKQQQFTVKTPVNLRGKATLPDGTLVYMAPNSTIKYDNSYGVNKRTVQLSGEAFFDVKHLTKKPFIIHAQNGVDLTVLGTSFNFYSRKNEIAEIKVANGLVGITADKHTHFLKAGEQLNYQVSNHHVDMQKVEQPDATSLQNETLYFKNNTAEEIAIKLQRWYNIKVETLPSAKQHPRFSGEMKDTGLDNLLKGLSYATGIKYRYQDFQTILLF; the protein is encoded by the coding sequence GTGAATTGGGATATACTGTTAAAGTACATTAATAAAGAAACTAGCCCGGCCGAAGACCAAGCGATAAATGACTGGCTAAACGAACAAGCCGAAAACAAATACCTGCTCGATTACCTGCGTCGCCGGGGCGACGAGGCAAAAAATGCCTTACCAACCCGCGAAGTACAAATCGAATGGGATAGCCTGCTCAATAGAATACTGGATGCCGAACCCTTAACAAATGTTAAACCTATCCGATCAAACAAATACCGTTACATGGCTATTGCTGCTAGTTTATTGTTGGTAAGTGCCTTCGGTCTGCTTTATTTGAAATCGAACAAGCAAACCGCAAAACAACAACAGTTCACGGTTAAAACTCCGGTAAACTTGCGGGGCAAAGCAACCTTACCGGATGGTACGCTGGTTTACATGGCACCAAACTCGACCATTAAGTATGATAATAGTTATGGTGTAAATAAAAGAACTGTACAGTTATCGGGCGAAGCCTTTTTCGATGTAAAACATCTTACTAAAAAGCCTTTCATCATCCATGCACAAAACGGAGTAGACTTAACCGTGTTGGGTACCTCGTTCAATTTTTATTCGCGTAAAAATGAGATAGCCGAAATTAAAGTAGCAAACGGTTTAGTCGGAATTACTGCCGACAAGCATACTCACTTCCTAAAAGCTGGCGAGCAATTAAACTACCAGGTAAGCAACCACCATGTTGATATGCAAAAGGTAGAACAGCCTGATGCCACATCCCTGCAAAACGAAACGCTATACTTCAAAAATAATACTGCCGAAGAAATAGCCATTAAACTGCAACGCTGGTACAATATTAAGGTAGAAACTTTGCCTTCGGCTAAACAACATCCTCGTTTTAGCGGAGAAATGAAAGATACCGGCCTCGATAATTTATTGAAAGGCTTAAGCTATGCAACCGGTATTAAATACCGCTATCAAGATTTTCAAACTATTCTACTATTCTAA
- a CDS encoding DUF5689 domain-containing protein → MKTRILYIICCFAMLLISACKKHDFADGTLSPIIAVSDLRALYKGSDVPLTDKNMQGATEIVGIVISNPDSGNVPKDVVVLQNIRRSATRGINLALGSSSTSYHSGDSLIVNVNGAVLKRVNGALQIAGLTAGNITKVSANNAVTVRTASSYTIKANPDQYESTLVKITAATVIPVPKFGDTYAGEKYLVNGADSIVLHTEATASYANNAIPASATFTGVLFQSLNAAGKTIFQVWPRSGADVTDIVKPVDPDGSLGPNPVIVTGYVNDSKGADGNYEYFQFRATQNIDFSKTPMAVVTCTNAGTAAPNAGDAPGAGWATGGGRTYKFNLTSGKVNQGDFFYVGGSNKKIDGPNTTDISSANWIRTIAYVTTDGDGFGSASTGLLPNSGNAGGIAIFVGTNVTNTSVPVDFVLFGGTGVTTIYNATTGKGYLAVDNDHYHLKDPTTGVDQPFIFQGSNSYVIPHSTPADAGIFVKLGGTFNMTSKIWTKARGYTFLTMSPTSALTDIETGTDVTSVTK, encoded by the coding sequence ATGAAAACAAGAATTTTATATATCATTTGCTGTTTTGCAATGCTGCTGATAAGTGCTTGTAAAAAGCATGATTTTGCCGACGGTACTTTAAGTCCAATCATCGCCGTGAGCGATCTGCGGGCTTTGTATAAAGGCAGCGACGTACCCTTAACAGATAAAAATATGCAGGGTGCTACCGAGATTGTGGGTATCGTAATATCAAATCCAGATTCTGGCAACGTACCTAAAGATGTGGTGGTACTTCAAAACATCAGAAGATCCGCCACACGAGGTATTAATCTGGCGCTTGGTTCTTCATCCACTTCTTATCATTCGGGCGATTCATTAATTGTTAACGTTAATGGCGCAGTATTAAAACGCGTGAATGGTGCATTACAAATAGCAGGTTTAACCGCTGGCAATATCACTAAAGTCTCAGCCAATAATGCTGTTACTGTTCGCACGGCCTCGAGTTATACGATTAAGGCTAATCCCGATCAGTACGAAAGTACTTTAGTTAAAATAACAGCCGCAACAGTTATCCCGGTACCTAAATTCGGGGATACTTATGCCGGAGAAAAATATCTTGTTAACGGCGCCGATAGTATTGTATTACATACCGAAGCCACGGCAAGCTATGCCAATAATGCTATACCTGCCAGTGCAACATTTACCGGTGTCCTGTTCCAAAGCTTAAATGCAGCAGGTAAGACTATATTCCAGGTTTGGCCGCGTAGTGGTGCCGATGTTACCGATATTGTTAAGCCTGTAGATCCAGATGGTTCATTAGGTCCAAACCCGGTAATTGTTACCGGTTATGTAAACGATTCAAAAGGTGCCGATGGTAACTACGAGTACTTCCAGTTTAGGGCTACACAGAATATCGATTTCTCTAAAACGCCAATGGCTGTGGTAACCTGTACCAATGCCGGTACTGCTGCCCCTAATGCAGGTGATGCACCGGGAGCCGGTTGGGCAACAGGTGGTGGCCGTACTTATAAGTTTAACCTTACCAGCGGCAAAGTAAACCAGGGCGATTTCTTCTATGTTGGAGGAAGCAACAAAAAGATCGATGGCCCTAACACAACAGATATCAGCTCAGCCAACTGGATCAGGACAATTGCTTATGTAACTACAGATGGTGACGGTTTTGGTAGCGCCAGTACTGGTTTATTGCCAAATAGTGGTAACGCGGGTGGCATAGCCATATTTGTGGGCACTAATGTAACCAATACTTCGGTACCTGTTGATTTTGTATTATTTGGTGGTACAGGCGTTACTACTATCTACAATGCAACAACAGGCAAAGGGTATCTGGCTGTTGATAACGATCACTATCATTTGAAAGACCCTACTACCGGAGTTGATCAGCCATTTATTTTCCAGGGATCAAATAGCTATGTAATACCACACAGTACACCAGCTGATGCAGGCATATTTGTAAAACTGGGCGGCACCTTTAACATGACCAGTAAGATCTGGACCAAAGCTCGTGGTTACACTTTCCTCACCATGAGCCCTACATCTGCCCTAACCGATATAGAAACAGGCACAGACGTTACCTCGGTAACCAAATAA